A genomic region of Silurus meridionalis isolate SWU-2019-XX chromosome 7, ASM1480568v1, whole genome shotgun sequence contains the following coding sequences:
- the grem2b gene encoding gremlin-2b isoform X1, which produces MTLVTVIIRGARRSLPNPRSWMCCKLLFWVLLAGVLCVVSESRKNRPQGSIPSPYKTSSNTSDRRGRKQEVLASSQEALVVTERKYLKSDWCKTQPLRQTVNHEGCLSRTVINRFCYGQCNSFYIPRHVKKEQESFQSCAFCRPHRFTTLTVELDCPDLQPPFRHRKIQRVKQCRCISVNVAESGKQ; this is translated from the exons ATGACACTAGTTACTGTAATTATTCGAGGAGCACGCCGCAGTTTGCCAAATCCGAGATCCTG GATGTGCTGCAAGCTGCTGTTTTGGGTTCTCCTGGCCGGTGTGCTGTGTGTCGTGTCTGAGAGTCGCAAAAACCGCCCACAAGGCTCGATCCCATCACCGTACAAAACCAGCTCAAACACGTCCGATCGCCGTGGCCGAAAACAGGAAGTGCTGGCTTCCAGTCAGGAAGCCCTGGTGGTGACGGAAAGGAAGTACCTGAAGAGCGACTGGTGCAAGACACAGCCCCTGAGGCAAACCGTAAACCATGAGGGGTGCCTGAGCCGCACGGTCATCAACCGCTTCTGTTACGGCCAGTGCAACTCCTTCTACATCCCACGGCACGTCAAGAAGGAGCAGGAGTCGTTCCAGTCGTGCGCCTTCTGCCGGCCACACCGTTTCACCACGCTCACGGTGGAGCTGGACTGCCCCGACCTGCAACCACCCTTCCGGCACAGGAAGATCCAGCGGGTCAAACAGTGTCGGTGTATTTCTGTTAACGTGGCTGAATCTGGGAAACAGTAA
- the grem2b gene encoding gremlin-2b isoform X2: MCCKLLFWVLLAGVLCVVSESRKNRPQGSIPSPYKTSSNTSDRRGRKQEVLASSQEALVVTERKYLKSDWCKTQPLRQTVNHEGCLSRTVINRFCYGQCNSFYIPRHVKKEQESFQSCAFCRPHRFTTLTVELDCPDLQPPFRHRKIQRVKQCRCISVNVAESGKQ; this comes from the coding sequence ATGTGCTGCAAGCTGCTGTTTTGGGTTCTCCTGGCCGGTGTGCTGTGTGTCGTGTCTGAGAGTCGCAAAAACCGCCCACAAGGCTCGATCCCATCACCGTACAAAACCAGCTCAAACACGTCCGATCGCCGTGGCCGAAAACAGGAAGTGCTGGCTTCCAGTCAGGAAGCCCTGGTGGTGACGGAAAGGAAGTACCTGAAGAGCGACTGGTGCAAGACACAGCCCCTGAGGCAAACCGTAAACCATGAGGGGTGCCTGAGCCGCACGGTCATCAACCGCTTCTGTTACGGCCAGTGCAACTCCTTCTACATCCCACGGCACGTCAAGAAGGAGCAGGAGTCGTTCCAGTCGTGCGCCTTCTGCCGGCCACACCGTTTCACCACGCTCACGGTGGAGCTGGACTGCCCCGACCTGCAACCACCCTTCCGGCACAGGAAGATCCAGCGGGTCAAACAGTGTCGGTGTATTTCTGTTAACGTGGCTGAATCTGGGAAACAGTAA